DNA from bacterium:
ACCCGATCCGCATCCGAAAAACGATCAAAGGACGGAACGCACCGTATCCATGGTCATTAAGAATGGCTCACTGAAAATGGTGTGCAACTATTATTCCTCTGAATTAATCGGACGCAAAGTCTATGTCCCGACTAACGCAACGGGCACCATCAACCTGACTTTTGACGACCTCACAATAGATGAGGCAAAGCGCGCCATCTCTGAAGCACTTCGGAAAATAGGATACGTTTTTCGTGATGATCCGGATGGAACAGTTACTCTGATTCGGATCCACTCGACTGATCAATGACACATGAACTCGATCTTTTAGCTAAATCAATCAAACGACCTGCGAACCAGCCATTTGACCGCGACGGCTCGCACGCTCGCCGCCGGGTCAATGGCATCGTTCGGTTTTAAGAAATAATTGATATAGAAGACAGAACCACATAACATGACGCCATGAGTCCAACAGTGTTCAAATGGCGCGGTTACCGGTTCTTCTTTTTCTCAAGGGAGGAACCCCGGCCTCATGTTCATGTGTACTGTTCGGACGGGGAGGCAAAATATTGGTTAGAACCAACTGTGGAACTGGCCCGTAATCATGGCCTGTCTCCCGTTCAGGTGACCGAATTAAAGTCGATAGTGGAGGAAAAACGAAATGAATTGCTCAACGCTTGGCGCACCCACTTCGCTAGTTGAAGTGACGAATATCGATCATTTTGGTTTTTGGCTGCTTGTTGAAAACAAGGAGTACTTCCTCCCTTATGGAGATTTTCCATGGTTTCGGGGGGCCACAGTTGACCAGATCCTAAATGTTCAACTTCTCCATGAGGATCATCTCTTCTGGCCTGATCTGGATGTTGATCTTTCCTTGGACTCGCTTCAGACCCCGGAATCGTTCCCACTGATATATTCATGACCGAACCACCGGCCGCACTGTACGCCTCGCCCTGTCGGGCTTGTCGCCAGTGAGCCGGAACGTTCGGTCAATGAAGGATTGATATGGAATTGACACAGAAGGAAAAACGACTGCTCGCGACGCTCATTAAGGGTGCTCCTGTGTCGTTTTGGGGCGCACGATACGTCGTCCTGTGCCTTGGGCTATTTTCCGTTGTGGGTGATTTGTATTTTGATCACAGGCTGTCGGCCTCCTCAGTTCTCGTGACCATGATGGGCGTCTATCTTGTAGATATGCTGCGGATGCAGTCATTGATTTCCGGAATGGCACAGCAACCGGATGTTAAACGCCAAATACAGGGGATAAAGGGGGGTGCTTATGTCCGGTTGTTTTCGTTTCCCGTTGTTGTAGGTACGCTTGCGATTGTTAGCCTTATGGTGCGGTGGCTGAGATGGTAGGTCACATTAGATAGCCGAACAAGCCATCGGATGCGACTCGCTAAACGCTCGCGCATCAATGGCATCGTTGGCAGGAGAAGAATATGTTTATAGGAACCTATTGCTGGCCGTTAACGCGTTTGATGTTGATCCTTGCTGCAATCCCGATTGGCGTTGCGGTGGCGGCCAAGCATTTGCATTTTAACAGGGGATTGGCATGTGGCTTAACTATTGTGCTATTGGTTTTGACGGTTTGGATTCAGATTCTTGTTGATCGTCGCAAGGGGAATGCAAGTAACAAAACTGAGCCTGCGAATAAATCAGAACAGACATGAAAGCCAACAAGCCACCGGAGGCGACTCGCTAAACGCTCTCGCCTCAGTGGTGTCGTTGGGGAATACAGAATGAATGCACTGAAACCATTTCTGCCCGTTGTTCTCGTTCTGCTAACGGGATGTGCGGAACCAAAGGTGAATGTACCCTCAGTCAAAGAGAGTCAGTGGATACCCCAAGCGCCGGAATCAGAAGGCATCAAGACAAACGCCCCAAGTTTACGAGAACTGACGGATGGATATGACTGGAGTCTCGATAAATCGAGATTATTGAAATACGAAGAGATGAATCCACAGGATCGGTCAATTCGAGAGGTTGATCCATGGTATTGGCAATTCATGACCGATTTTTCATGGCAATGGCTTAATCACTGATGATATACATCCCCAACAACACAATTCTGGCTATCGTCGCTCCGCGCCTCAGCCAGATTGTGAACGTTGGCCAAAGGAGATGAATAGATGGATTGCAGAGAATTCCTAGAGCAATTTCAGGATTTCCTTGCGCCGAAACTCGATACCTACGAGCAGGCGCTCTATCTGTACATTTTTCGCCACAGTCGATTCCGCGGCGAAGCTGAAGTCGTCATCGGCTTCAAATCCGCACGAGCAAGAATGGCTTGTGGCATCGGCGAGAAGGGCAAACCGATGTCCGAGAACACGGCATACGAAAAGCTACAGTCGCTAAAAGTCAAAGGGTGCATTGACATCGTTTCAAGCGAAAGAACGGGCAGACGTATTCGCCTGAGACTTCCATCCGAGATCCC
Protein-coding regions in this window:
- a CDS encoding DUF4160 domain-containing protein; this encodes MSPTVFKWRGYRFFFFSREEPRPHVHVYCSDGEAKYWLEPTVELARNHGLSPVQVTELKSIVEEKRNELLNAWRTHFAS
- a CDS encoding DUF2442 domain-containing protein, whose translation is MNCSTLGAPTSLVEVTNIDHFGFWLLVENKEYFLPYGDFPWFRGATVDQILNVQLLHEDHLFWPDLDVDLSLDSLQTPESFPLIYS